GCGGCGAGTTCCTGCTCGGCGATGATCTGGAGGTCGGCGTCGATGGTCAGCATCACGTCGTGGCCGTCGACGGCGGGCTCGGTCACCTGCAGGCCGTCCGTGTTGTCGCCCGGACCCATCGCGTACATCAGGCCCTTGCCCGGCTGGCCCGCCAGATCCTCATCGAGCGAGCATTCGAGGCCCGCGGTGAGGTTCTTGCGACCGCTGTCGGGATTGCAGAACCCGAGCAGCGAGGCGCCGGCGCCGCCCATGGGGTACGAGCGGGAGTGCAGCTCCTCGAGATCGATCCCCGGCAACCGCCGCAGTGCGGCCTGGGTGGTTTCGTGCAGGACGGCCTTGCGGTCGAGCAGGACATACTCGCGCTTCGCCTTGGCCTGCCGCAAGCGGTCGGCGAGCACGCCGACGTCCTGCCCGACCAGGGGCGACAGTTTCGCCGCCAGCGCGTCGGGGTCCTGGTCCTGCAGGTTCTTGCCCACGGCGCCCACGCGCCAGGTGATGATCGACAGGGCGAGGGAGCGGCCGTTGCGATCGTAGATGTTGCCCCGCGCCGCCGGCAGGTCCTTCTGGTCCTGCCACTGCTTGAGGGCCAAGGCGAGGTAGTGGTCGTGCTGGTAGACCTGCACCTGGACCAGGCGCAGCGCCAGGATCAGGAAGGGGATGACCGCCAGTCGCTGCAGGAGCCGCAGTCGGGCGCGGTCCGCTCCCCGCCGCATCATCGCGAGCGATCGGCGGCGGCGGCCGCCGCGACGCGGTCGCCGCTGCCGACCGCCGCCACGACGCGCTGCCACAGGGGCTGCTCGTCGGCGCCCGCCTGGTCGGCCATGACGACGATCAGGCCCGGGGCGTCGGTGCGCTGCAGGCCGAGTTCGCGCTGCGCGCGGTCGAGGATGCAGGTGCGGGAGGTCTCGGCGTTCCACTGCTGCTCGAGCAGGCCGAGCTGCGTCTCGAGGTAGGCCTTGTCGGCCATCAGCGCCCGCATGGCCCGCCGCCCGGTCACGATCCCGTTGGACAACGTGATCAGCGAGGACAGCACGGCCAGGCTCCCCACGCAGATCATCGCGGTGACCAGCGGCGTGCGGCCGCGCAGTTCGCGGCGACAGGCCATCGGTCCCGCCTGGCGGCGCAGGGAGGGCTGGCGGCGACAGCCGCGGCCGGGGACCCGGATCGTCATGTGCATGGTCACAGCCTTTCCGCGGCCCGCAGCTTCGCGCTGCGCGCCCTCGGGTTGGACCCGACCTCGGCCGCCGAAGGCGCCTCCGGCCGGCGGGTCAGGAGCGTCAGCGTGCGCCGGTGCCCGCAGAAGCAGGCCGGCGTGCGCGGTGGGCACAGGCAGTCGCGGCTCTCGCGCGCGAGCCACTGCTTCACGGCGCGGTCTTCCAGCGAGTGGTAGGAGATCACGACCAGGCGCCCGCCCGCGGCCAGCCGTGCCGGCGCCTGCTCGAGGGCGTCCTGCAGGGCACCCAGCTCGTCGTTCACCGCGATGCGCAGGGCCTGGAACACGCGGCTGAGCGTCGGGGTGAGCACGGGGCCGCGGCCCACGGCCGAGGCCACGATCTCCCGCAACGCGCCGGTGGTGGTCAGCGGCGCCTCGCGGCGCGCGGCGATCATGGCGGCGGCGATGCGCCGGGAGCGGCGCTCCTCCCCGTAGGTCCAGAGCAGCGTGGCCAGCGCGGCCTCGTCCAGCCGGGCCAGCAGGTCCGCCGCCGACGGCCCGCCGGCCGGGTCGAAGCGCAGGTCCAGGGGGGCGTCGACGCGGTAGGTGAAACCCTTGGCCGGCGCGTCGATCTGCAGGGAACTGACGCCGAGGTCGAGCAGCAGCCCGTCCGCCCGCTCCCAGCCGGCGGCGGCCAGCGCGCCGGCCAGGTCGCGGAACGAGCGGTGCTGGAAGTGGAAACGCGACTCGACGGCCGCCAGCGCGTGCCCGACGAGGCCGGCGTCGGGATCCAGGTCGAGGCCCAGCACTTCGGCCCCCGTCGCCAGCAGCGCCCGCGCGTGGCCGCCCCTGCCGAAGGTGCCGTCGACGATGCGTCGGCCCGGACCGGCGGCCAGCAGCCGCACCGATTCGTCGCGCAGCACGGGGATGTGGGCGGGAGCGTTCACGAGGCACCGGTCCTGCCGGCCGCGACCGGCGGGGCGACGCGCAGCGCCGCCGCTTCGCCGTACTGGTCGCCGAGGATCAGGATCGCCCGGTGGTAGGGGCGCCAGCCCGCGAGCAGCAGGGTGTGGCCGTAGTCGCGCAGGCGGCGGTTCCAGGCGACGAGGTCGCGCACCGCCCGGAAGTCGAGGTGGTCCAGACCGCGCCCGTCCAGGACGATGCGGCAGTCCCGGCTCCGCAGGCGCGGCCTGACCGCGGCCACGAGCCGCTGGAGCATGGGGCGGTCCAGGACGCCGGAGAGAGTGACCCGAACGTCACCATCGCGTTCGCGGATCTCGAAGCCTAGGCCGCCCTCAAGAACGTACAGGCGCGGCGGCCGTCGGGTCGACTCTCCCGGCATGGGCTTCCCTTCCCTTCGTCGGCCCGCCCTCCGTGGCGAGCCCAGGCTCCCTCCGACCTCGAGGCCGCCGGTCCGTCGGCGACCCTGCTTCCGCGGCTCAGCGCCGGAAGCGCAGGAACGTGTCCATGAAATCCTTCGACGGCGCCTCCTGCGCCGGATTGGTCTCGCCGTAGGACTGCTTGTCCCAGAGCTCGAGGTACTGGCCCATGCCGACCAAAACGATGCGCTCCGAGATGCCGACCTTCCGGAGGATCTCGACGGGGACCGTGACGCGGCCCTGCTGGTCCGGCACGACGTCCAGGCTCTGGGCGCTGAGCCGCCGGATCTGATCGCGCCACTGCTCGTCGCCGCCCTGCAGCAGGGTCGCCGTGAACGACGCGTCCCACTCTTCCCGCGGGTAAAGAGCGAGGCACTTCTCCGACGCGATCGTCACCACGTACCGCTCGTCCTCGACCGTGGCGCCTCCGGACCTGAATCGCGCCGGCAGGTTGAAACGGCCCTTGCCGTCCACGACGCGCTCCTGCGCGCCCGTGAACGGGGGCCTCTTCCTGCTGTCGTCGTGGGTCCGGTCGCTCATGGCCTCTCGGGATCCCGTCGCTGGGGGGGCGTTCCTTTGGTCACCACTGGAAACCACTCATCACCAATGAACGCCACGGCACCTTAATCCTTCACCAATCATGGTGTCAAGGGGGTAAGAACGATTTTTCTAGAAAATCGTTATCTCGTTGAATGACAATGGATTGATCGAAATGCAGTGCGGGGAGCAGGCGGGAGTCAGGCGCGGAGCGAAAAATCGTCCCGCCTGGGCAGGAGCAGCC
This bacterium DNA region includes the following protein-coding sequences:
- a CDS encoding STAS domain-containing protein, with translation MPGESTRRPPRLYVLEGGLGFEIRERDGDVRVTLSGVLDRPMLQRLVAAVRPRLRSRDCRIVLDGRGLDHLDFRAVRDLVAWNRRLRDYGHTLLLAGWRPYHRAILILGDQYGEAAALRVAPPVAAGRTGAS
- the rsmH gene encoding 16S rRNA (cytosine(1402)-N(4))-methyltransferase RsmH, translating into MNAPAHIPVLRDESVRLLAAGPGRRIVDGTFGRGGHARALLATGAEVLGLDLDPDAGLVGHALAAVESRFHFQHRSFRDLAGALAAAGWERADGLLLDLGVSSLQIDAPAKGFTYRVDAPLDLRFDPAGGPSAADLLARLDEAALATLLWTYGEERRSRRIAAAMIAARREAPLTTTGALREIVASAVGRGPVLTPTLSRVFQALRIAVNDELGALQDALEQAPARLAAGGRLVVISYHSLEDRAVKQWLARESRDCLCPPRTPACFCGHRRTLTLLTRRPEAPSAAEVGSNPRARSAKLRAAERL